A stretch of DNA from Bacteroidia bacterium:
ATAGGCTGTAAGTTTTCAGCAAAAAAGCTGCTTTTTTCTCGAGCATTTGGTTTATTTGCCCATTCCCAATGCGATTTTTGTACATAAAACTTTGCGTTTTTGAAAGCTACTTCATAACGGTTTTTGCCGCCATTCCATTCTGTGCTTCCGCCGCAATGGTCAAAATGAAGGTGGGTTAAAATCACATCGGTAACATCTGCTCTTGAAAAACCGAGTTTGTGTAAAGAAGTGTCTAATGTATTTTTATCATGATTGATATCATAGATTTGTTTAAATTTATCGTTGTATTTGTGTCCTAATCCATTATCTACGAGAACCAATCGGTTGGAGTATTCGATGAGTAAAGCACGCATATTGAGTAAAATGAGGTTATTTTCATTTGCAGGGTTAGTTTTTTGCCATATTGTTTTAGGGACTACGCCAAACATTGCTCCACCGTCTAATCTAAATAAACCTGTTTCTACGCTGTATAGCTTCATGCCCCAAAAGTAGAAAAAAACTTGAAAATCTTTGCTTAGGTAGTTTGGGCTTACGTGTAAGTTTGACTGGTTTGCTTGTAATAATAGACTTTATGAGCACACGAAATGCAGAGGATGATGAGTGCATTGACTTATGGGGTATTTATAGAGAGAGGTAACACTTTACCATTCATTACTTCGTGTCCATGTAAAATGAAATGCACAATATAATCAGCCATAATTGTAGGTGTTACAGGCGCAGTGTAATTAGGAAAGGCTTCTTGCAACATTTCTGTCTGTACTGCTCCCAAAGCTAATGCGTTACAATAAATACTTTCATACTTAAGCTCCTCTGCAAGGCACTCTGTAAGATTTGTCAAAGCTGCTTTTGAAGCACTATACGCAGATAGTCCTGCAAATTTTACACTACCTTGAAACCCACCCATACTACTGATATTGACAATATGCGCAGGTTTAGTAAAATGGGGTAGAAGTCCCTGTATCAGATTAACTACACTAAAAAGATTTACCTCAAAAATATATTTCCAGTCGTTTATTGTTGTTTCTTTGAAAGGTTTATTGATAAGCACTGCGGCATTATTCACTAATGCGTCTATTTTGTTAGAATGATGTAAAATTTTTTCTAACCAATTTTTAGATAACTGGCTGACGTCTAATTCAACAGGAATAAGATTGTGCAGAGAGGTTGTTTGTATGGATTCAAGTTTATCTATCCTTCGGCTAACTGCTAGTACTTTATGCCCTCTCTCTGCAAGATTTATGCAGACCTCTCGACCTATACCTCGGCTAGATCCTGTAACTATAATAGTTTTCATGGATAAAAATTGAATGTTCGCAAAGTAAAGTAATTCTTACTGATACTTGGAAAAATATGGTTATTCTTTCGCTACTGCTCCGCCTTCGTATAGTTTAGGTAAAAATTTGCGAGAAGGAGACTCTTTGTATATGTCAGGCAAGCCTAATTTATCCCAAATGGCATCTATCTTTTCAATAGTTTTAAGGTCCGAAGTAACAATATTGGGCCAATCTCGCTTAAAGCCATCTATAGCCAAAGTTTTACGTGTGGCATCAAAAGCAATTTGTCCATTATCTGCATCTGAAATAAATACGGCATCTCTTTTGGGGTCAAGATTATTGCAGAATCGCCATACCGTTTCGGGGACATGCATAATATC
This window harbors:
- a CDS encoding SDR family oxidoreductase, encoding MKTIIVTGSSRGIGREVCINLAERGHKVLAVSRRIDKLESIQTTSLHNLIPVELDVSQLSKNWLEKILHHSNKIDALVNNAAVLINKPFKETTINDWKYIFEVNLFSVVNLIQGLLPHFTKPAHIVNISSMGGFQGSVKFAGLSAYSASKAALTNLTECLAEELKYESIYCNALALGAVQTEMLQEAFPNYTAPVTPTIMADYIVHFILHGHEVMNGKVLPLSINTP
- a CDS encoding MBL fold metallo-hydrolase — encoded protein: MKLYSVETGLFRLDGGAMFGVVPKTIWQKTNPANENNLILLNMRALLIEYSNRLVLVDNGLGHKYNDKFKQIYDINHDKNTLDTSLHKLGFSRADVTDVILTHLHFDHCGGSTEWNGGKNRYEVAFKNAKFYVQKSHWEWANKPNAREKSSFFAENLQPIAQSGQLECIEGNLTLFENLELRVMNGHTVGMQLPLITYKNKKILYAADLIPTHGHIPLPYVMGYDMFPLTTLQEKEPILQQAVRENWILFYEHDPCIECSTVTTNEKGGFVCGEKFSLQDIV